In a genomic window of Rhinoderma darwinii isolate aRhiDar2 chromosome 10, aRhiDar2.hap1, whole genome shotgun sequence:
- the LOC142662469 gene encoding nicotinamide N-methyltransferase-like: MMDSSPHKLYHVHDFDSRQSLEHYFSDKSDIVFGEDFLKFVIENLRQVFTVGHINGDILIDLSSGSVVHHLYSACEFFKNILVLKINNRCIMELKRWVDDRTGAFYWGHTSALLQEKEENSDQCQDQEAKLRSALQHVVKYDLEKENMTDPLVLPPADCVISVWLLDIISKDQDDYIRYLRKFSRLLKPGGHIIIIGVLGSTYFTVGKDKFHVFTYDESFVRKVLVGEGFFIDYCKVNERTAVSDLIDHKAVIFIAAHKEK; this comes from the exons ATGATGGATTCCAGTCCCCATAAGCTCTATCATGTACATGACTTTGATTCCAGACAATCTCTGGAGCATTACTTTTCAGATAAATCTGACATAGTCTTTGGAGAGGACTTCTTGAAATTTGTCATTGAAAATCTCAGACAAGTTTTCACTGTGG GTCATATTAATGGAGACATCTTGATTGACCTCAGTTCTGGTTCCGTTGTTCATCATCTATATTCAGCCTGTGAGTTTTTCAAAAACATCCTTGTGCTGAAGATCAATAACAGATGCATCATGGAGCTGAAGAGATGGGTGGACGACCGTACGGGAGCATTTTATTGGGGCCACACATCAGCACTTCttcaagagaaagaagaaaacag TGATCAGTGTCAGGACCAGGAAGCGAAACTGAGATCAGCCCTTCAACATGTTGTGAAATACGACCTGGAGAAAGAGAATATGACAGACCCACTGGTCTTACCACCAGCCgattgtgtcatcagtgtttggcttCTGGATATTATCAGCAAAGATCAAGATGATTATATCAGATATCTGAGGAAGTTCTCTAGGTTGCTAAAACCTGGAGGACACATTATAATAATTGGGGTCTTAGGTTCAACATATTTTACAGTTGGAAAAGACAAGTTCCATGTTTTCACATATGATGAGAGTTTTGTCCGGAAAGTTCTAGTTGGAGAAGGTTTTTTCATTGATTACTGTAAGGTCAATGAGAGAACGGCTGTCAGTGACCTAATTGACCATAAGGCCGTCATATTCATTGCAGCTCACAAGGAGAAGTAG